A region from the Parabacteroides sp. FAFU027 genome encodes:
- a CDS encoding RnfABCDGE type electron transport complex subunit D: MTQPLIVSPSPHIHSGDSVAKNMHSVLIALVPAFCVAVYAFGLGAITVTATSVAACLLFEYLIQRYLLKGEKTISDGSAILTGVLLAFNLPSNLPLWIVVLGALFAIGVAKMPFGGLGNNLFNPALAGRVFLLISFPAQMTTWPIANAANRFSTVDVETGATHLAVLKGYLSTDSLHFLDLFYGKMGGSLGEISALALLAGFVFLLIRKIITWHIPVSIFASVALFAFLMGSDPVQHLFSGGLMLGAIFMATDYVTSPMTSKGMLIYGASIGLLTMLIRQYGAYPEGVSFAILLMNGVTPLLNTYCKPTRFGEVKHG, translated from the coding sequence ATGACACAACCATTGATAGTTTCCCCATCCCCTCATATCCACAGTGGCGACTCGGTCGCCAAAAACATGCACAGTGTGCTGATTGCCCTGGTTCCGGCCTTTTGCGTGGCTGTATATGCATTCGGACTGGGAGCCATTACGGTGACGGCGACTTCGGTAGCGGCCTGTTTGCTATTCGAATACCTGATACAGCGCTATTTGCTTAAAGGAGAAAAGACCATTTCGGATGGTTCGGCGATATTGACCGGCGTGTTGCTTGCCTTTAATTTGCCTTCTAATTTACCATTATGGATAGTCGTTTTAGGAGCCCTGTTTGCGATCGGTGTAGCCAAGATGCCGTTTGGGGGATTGGGGAACAACCTCTTTAATCCCGCATTGGCCGGAAGGGTTTTTCTGCTGATTTCATTTCCGGCTCAAATGACCACCTGGCCCATAGCCAATGCTGCCAATCGTTTTTCCACGGTGGATGTGGAGACCGGAGCCACCCATTTAGCTGTGTTGAAGGGATATCTATCAACGGATTCACTCCATTTTCTCGATTTATTTTATGGAAAAATGGGAGGAAGTCTTGGTGAAATCAGTGCATTGGCCCTGTTAGCCGGATTCGTATTCCTGTTGATCCGTAAGATTATCACCTGGCATATTCCGGTCTCCATCTTTGCGTCGGTTGCTCTCTTTGCTTTCCTGATGGGGAGCGATCCGGTGCAGCACCTTTTCTCTGGCGGTTTGATGCTGGGCGCGATATTTATGGCAACTGATTATGTGACTTCACCCATGACATCCAAAGGAATGCTGATTTATGGCGCTTCTATCGGACTGCTTACCATGCTGATTCGTCAATACGGCGCTTATCCGGAAGGGGTTTCTTTTGCCATTCTGCTGATGAACGGGGTAACGCCTTTGCTTAATACCTATTGTAAACCAACACGTTTCGGGGAGGTAAAACATGGCTAA
- the rsxC gene encoding electron transport complex subunit RsxC: protein MSLSFFQKYKYRTFKKGGIHPPENKLSARKPIVLLHPPTTAVIPIAQSLGIPSSPIVAKGDSVKVGTLIARANGFVSANIHSSVSGVVSKIDEVTDISGYRRPAIFIDVDGDEWESGIDRTDTLVTDIQYSPEDIISKIGQMGIVGLGGATFPTHVKLTPPNGATIEVLLVNAVECEPYLTADHQLMLEKADEILVGIQLLMKALKINKAFIAIENNKADAIRLFREKVKDSSGIEVVALQTQYPQGSEKQLIEAVLNRRVKSGELPASVGATVQNVATVFAVYEAVQKNKPLVERVVTISGSSVLRPSNKLVRIGTPIRQLIEAVGEMPGNTGKIIAGGPMMGKAVVNADVPVVKGCSGILLLTNDEAQRVKMKPCIRCSKCVQACPMELEPYLLGKAGELQLWEMAVKERVMDCIECGTCSYVCPANRPLVDFIRLGKSKAGALLRAQK, encoded by the coding sequence ATGAGCTTATCGTTTTTCCAAAAGTATAAATACAGAACATTTAAAAAAGGTGGGATTCATCCTCCTGAAAATAAATTGTCGGCAAGAAAGCCGATAGTATTGCTTCATCCCCCGACAACAGCCGTTATCCCGATTGCTCAAAGTCTGGGCATTCCATCGTCTCCCATTGTTGCAAAGGGAGACAGTGTGAAGGTGGGTACACTCATTGCCCGTGCAAATGGTTTTGTTTCTGCCAATATTCATTCTTCCGTATCCGGTGTCGTGAGTAAGATTGATGAAGTAACTGACATCAGCGGGTATCGTCGCCCTGCAATTTTTATCGATGTGGACGGGGATGAATGGGAATCCGGGATTGACCGGACTGATACTTTGGTAACTGATATTCAATACTCTCCTGAAGATATTATTTCCAAAATCGGGCAAATGGGGATTGTTGGCCTGGGAGGAGCTACCTTTCCGACTCATGTAAAATTAACTCCGCCGAACGGTGCCACAATTGAAGTGTTATTGGTCAACGCGGTAGAATGTGAGCCCTACCTGACCGCAGACCATCAACTGATGCTGGAAAAGGCGGATGAAATCCTGGTCGGGATTCAATTGCTGATGAAGGCATTGAAAATTAATAAGGCATTTATCGCCATTGAAAATAACAAGGCAGATGCAATCCGGCTATTCAGGGAGAAGGTGAAGGATTCTTCCGGCATTGAAGTGGTGGCCCTGCAAACCCAATATCCGCAGGGAAGTGAAAAACAATTGATTGAAGCTGTACTGAATCGTCGAGTGAAAAGTGGTGAACTTCCCGCATCTGTAGGCGCTACGGTGCAGAATGTTGCCACGGTTTTTGCCGTGTACGAAGCGGTGCAAAAAAATAAACCGTTGGTGGAGCGGGTGGTCACAATCTCAGGAAGTTCGGTCCTCCGGCCTTCAAATAAATTGGTGCGTATTGGGACTCCTATCCGGCAACTGATTGAAGCCGTTGGGGAAATGCCCGGTAATACCGGAAAAATCATTGCTGGTGGACCGATGATGGGGAAGGCGGTGGTAAATGCAGACGTGCCTGTCGTGAAAGGTTGTTCGGGGATTTTGCTTCTGACTAACGATGAAGCCCAACGGGTAAAGATGAAACCCTGCATTCGCTGTTCAAAATGTGTACAGGCTTGTCCGATGGAACTGGAGCCCTATTTGCTTGGAAAAGCCGGAGAATTGCAACTTTGGGAAATGGCAGTAAAAGAGCGGGTAATGGATTGCATCGAGTGCGGTACATGCTCCTACGTTTGTCCGGCCAATCGACCTTTGGTCGATTTTATCCGACTGGGTAAATCAAAAGCAGGCGCTTTATTGCGTGCCCAAAAGTAA
- a CDS encoding Fe-S cluster domain-containing protein produces MSIILISVILLAIVGGTSAIILYVVANRFQVVEDKRVNLLEEILPAANCGGCGYPGCHGFAEACVKASSLNGLRCPVGGDELMSRVGGLLGFEVQVTAPMIAVVRCNGSCDNRPRTSQYDGAKSCAVESMLYGGETGCSFGCLSHGDCVKACMFDAIYINEQTLLPEVVEDKCTACGACVKACPKNIIELRKKGEKSHRIFVNCVNKDKGAISRKACSVSCIACSKCRQVCSYNAITIANNLAYIDCNLCTLCRACVEVCPTSAIAELNFPPQKKTEAEE; encoded by the coding sequence ATGAGTATTATCCTTATATCTGTAATTTTGCTCGCTATCGTCGGGGGTACAAGTGCAATCATATTATATGTGGTTGCCAATCGCTTTCAGGTAGTGGAAGATAAACGGGTGAATCTGCTCGAGGAAATCCTTCCGGCGGCCAATTGCGGTGGATGCGGTTATCCCGGTTGTCACGGATTTGCCGAAGCCTGTGTGAAAGCTTCGTCTTTAAATGGACTGAGATGTCCGGTTGGTGGTGATGAGTTGATGTCAAGGGTTGGAGGTTTGCTGGGTTTTGAAGTGCAAGTCACTGCTCCGATGATTGCGGTGGTTCGGTGTAATGGATCCTGCGACAATCGCCCCCGTACCAGTCAATACGATGGCGCTAAAAGCTGTGCCGTGGAGTCGATGCTTTATGGTGGTGAAACGGGTTGTTCATTCGGATGTCTTTCGCATGGCGATTGTGTGAAAGCGTGTATGTTTGACGCTATATATATTAATGAACAAACACTCCTGCCAGAAGTTGTTGAAGATAAATGTACAGCTTGCGGGGCTTGTGTTAAGGCTTGTCCGAAAAATATAATCGAACTCAGGAAAAAAGGGGAGAAATCACACCGGATATTTGTCAACTGTGTAAATAAGGACAAAGGAGCTATTTCCCGTAAAGCCTGTTCGGTTTCCTGTATTGCCTGCTCCAAATGCCGGCAAGTCTGTAGCTATAACGCAATTACCATTGCAAATAATCTGGCGTACATAGATTGTAATTTATGTACGTTGTGCCGTGCTTGTGTGGAAGTTTGTCCAACTTCGGCTATTGCAGAGTTGAACTTTCCGCCCCAAAAGAAAACTGAGGCAGAAGAATAA
- a CDS encoding SoxR reducing system RseC family protein has protein sequence MIQHEGTIIELNEAKVTIRLYKQSACAGCHAKGSCSVVDQSEIILDLPLPPENLHIGQKVLLEGSVSMGMQAIVYAFVIPLVILIFTLVIFQHYFFSELISGAVSLLMLVPYYLVLYLKRDTLKRKFVFRIKTGI, from the coding sequence ATGATCCAGCACGAAGGTACAATTATTGAACTTAATGAAGCGAAGGTTACCATCCGGTTATATAAGCAGTCGGCTTGTGCCGGGTGTCATGCAAAAGGTAGTTGCAGTGTTGTTGATCAATCGGAAATAATTCTTGACCTGCCTTTGCCTCCTGAAAATCTTCACATCGGTCAGAAAGTATTACTGGAAGGAAGTGTGTCAATGGGTATGCAGGCCATTGTTTATGCCTTCGTTATTCCGCTGGTAATTCTTATTTTTACACTCGTTATTTTCCAACACTATTTTTTCAGTGAATTAATATCCGGAGCAGTGTCTCTTTTGATGCTGGTCCCATATTATCTGGTTTTGTATCTGAAGCGGGATACCCTGAAGCGAAAATTCGTCTTTCGGATAAAGACCGGTATATAA
- the spt gene encoding serine palmitoyltransferase, which translates to MKLMQQKLAEFDAPQKAKALGVYPYFRMIESDQDTEVIINGKKVLMFGSNSYLGLTNHPKIKEAAIAAIKKYGTGCAGSRFLNGTLDIHVELEKRLAKFVGKEDAIIYSTGFQVNLGVVSCLTGRQDYIIWDELDHASIIEGRRLSYSNSVKFRHNDMASLEKALAKCDPDKVKLIVVDGVFSMEGDQAPLTEIVPLAKKYNANLMVDEAHSLGVFGKNGQGLCHASGVTDDVDLIMGTFSKSFASLGGFIATDEITANYLRHNSRSYIFSASITPASTAAVNAALDIMESEPERFEHLWKLTDYALKGFRAIGCEIGHTTTPIIPLFVRDNEKTFLVTKMLLEAGIFVNPVVSPAVAPDSTLIRFSLMATHTFEQLDYAIETIQKCFKQLGII; encoded by the coding sequence ATGAAACTAATGCAACAGAAATTGGCCGAGTTCGATGCCCCACAAAAGGCAAAAGCACTTGGTGTTTACCCCTATTTTCGCATGATCGAGAGCGATCAGGATACGGAAGTAATCATTAACGGTAAAAAGGTATTGATGTTTGGATCAAACAGTTACCTCGGCCTGACCAACCACCCCAAAATTAAGGAAGCTGCTATTGCTGCTATAAAAAAATATGGAACCGGATGTGCCGGTTCACGTTTTTTGAATGGTACACTGGACATCCACGTTGAGCTGGAAAAACGCTTGGCTAAATTTGTTGGTAAAGAAGATGCTATCATTTATTCTACCGGATTTCAGGTAAACCTCGGTGTAGTATCGTGTCTTACCGGACGTCAGGACTATATTATCTGGGACGAACTTGACCATGCTTCAATCATTGAAGGACGCAGATTGTCATATTCCAATTCAGTTAAGTTCCGTCACAATGACATGGCTTCTCTGGAAAAAGCACTGGCTAAATGCGATCCTGATAAAGTAAAACTGATCGTTGTTGACGGCGTTTTTAGTATGGAAGGCGACCAGGCTCCATTGACAGAGATTGTACCTCTGGCTAAAAAATACAATGCCAACCTGATGGTGGACGAAGCCCACAGTTTGGGTGTGTTCGGCAAAAACGGACAAGGATTGTGCCACGCTTCAGGCGTAACTGACGATGTTGATCTTATCATGGGTACTTTCAGTAAATCGTTTGCTTCTTTAGGTGGATTTATTGCAACAGATGAAATTACAGCCAATTACCTGCGCCACAATTCTCGTTCATACATCTTCAGTGCAAGTATTACGCCTGCATCGACAGCCGCAGTTAATGCAGCTTTGGATATCATGGAAAGTGAACCGGAGCGCTTCGAGCACCTGTGGAAACTGACTGATTACGCATTGAAAGGTTTCCGTGCTATCGGTTGCGAAATCGGCCACACTACCACTCCGATTATTCCATTGTTCGTTCGTGACAATGAAAAAACCTTCCTGGTTACAAAAATGCTGCTTGAAGCGGGCATTTTCGTAAATCCGGTTGTTTCTCCGGCAGTTGCTCCAGACAGCACATTGATTCGCTTCTCTCTGATGGCAACGCACACATTCGAACAGCTTGACTATGCTATCGAAACCATCCAAAAATGTTTCAAGCAATTAGGCATTATCTAA
- a CDS encoding OmpA family protein: MKKISILLLSFMCSMVMIAQNADNPWAIEGQFGKSEYRGDIQNQYWKWDPFYALGGIGISKYLNKSFDLGGYFSLGKIGAEVGTRKFLGGRWDLNLLGKYKLNNGKILSENSIIAPYLAAGLGYADYYNGFGGNSSIFRTGVNMTIPLGGGIKVNLSKNVALQYQLLFNFNESDWNGDKRYDNKIDNFLKHTVGIVISFGGKKDSDKDGVSDKLDACPGTPAGVQVDAKGCPIDSDGDGVADYLDKCPNTPPGAQVDASGCPIDSDNDGVADYLDKCPNTPANVKVDAKGCPLDSDDDGVADYQDQCPNEKGKASTMGCPDRDNDGVADKDDKCPDVAGPASNGGCPVVEKQGIPNLLFATNQYAITPEHQTILSDVVKTLNANKDSKLLVNGHADSTGPDEYNQKLSEKRATSVKVYLVKKKIAAKRISTAGYGETQPVGDNNTEEGKAQNRRAELQLK; encoded by the coding sequence ATGAAAAAGATTTCTATTCTACTGTTAAGTTTCATGTGTAGTATGGTTATGATTGCCCAGAATGCTGACAATCCCTGGGCAATAGAAGGCCAGTTTGGTAAAAGCGAATACCGTGGTGACATCCAGAATCAGTATTGGAAATGGGATCCATTCTATGCCCTGGGCGGTATTGGCATAAGTAAATACCTCAACAAGTCATTCGATCTGGGAGGCTATTTTTCATTGGGTAAAATCGGAGCAGAAGTTGGAACGCGTAAATTTCTTGGTGGACGTTGGGACTTAAACCTACTAGGCAAATACAAATTGAACAACGGCAAAATCCTAAGCGAAAACAGCATTATTGCCCCCTATTTAGCTGCAGGATTAGGCTATGCTGACTATTACAACGGCTTTGGAGGCAACAGTTCAATCTTCCGTACAGGTGTCAATATGACGATTCCGCTGGGAGGCGGCATTAAAGTCAATCTATCCAAAAACGTAGCCCTTCAATACCAATTACTGTTCAACTTCAACGAAAGCGACTGGAACGGAGATAAACGTTACGATAATAAGATCGATAACTTCCTGAAACACACCGTAGGAATCGTGATTAGCTTCGGTGGTAAAAAAGACTCAGACAAAGACGGCGTATCAGATAAACTCGACGCCTGCCCGGGAACTCCGGCGGGTGTGCAGGTTGATGCCAAAGGTTGCCCAATCGACAGTGACGGCGATGGTGTAGCAGACTATCTGGATAAATGTCCGAATACCCCCCCCGGTGCGCAGGTTGATGCCAGCGGTTGTCCGATTGATAGCGACAATGACGGTGTTGCCGATTATCTGGATAAATGCCCGAATACACCTGCCAATGTAAAAGTTGATGCAAAAGGCTGTCCACTTGACAGCGATGATGATGGTGTGGCTGACTACCAGGATCAATGCCCGAACGAAAAAGGCAAGGCTTCTACCATGGGTTGTCCTGACAGAGACAATGATGGAGTGGCTGATAAAGATGATAAATGCCCTGATGTTGCCGGCCCTGCAAGCAACGGAGGTTGCCCGGTAGTTGAAAAACAAGGTATCCCGAATCTGTTATTTGCAACAAACCAATATGCAATTACACCCGAACATCAAACCATCCTGAGCGATGTGGTTAAAACCCTGAATGCAAACAAAGACTCCAAACTTTTGGTTAACGGTCACGCTGACAGCACAGGACCTGATGAATACAACCAGAAACTTTCCGAAAAAAGAGCAACCTCTGTAAAAGTTTATCTGGTGAAAAAGAAAATTGCCGCAAAACGTATCTCAACAGCCGGATACGGAGAAACCCAACCGGTCGGTGATAATAACACTGAAGAAGGCAAAGCTCAAAACAGAAGAGCTGAGTTGCAACTTAAATAA
- a CDS encoding OmpA family protein, whose protein sequence is MKKISILLLGVFCSIAIYAQNADKKWAIEALFGKNEYNGDIANDYFKWNKTFYGMGGLGLNFYLDKNFDGGFQATYGKYGSWVNSTSNFLGKKFDLSGLLRYKLNNGYILPENSFFAPYLTAGFGYVNYSGGPKIYESNTAIIPLGVGLKFNFSKTVALQYQWLFNFNASDRQDFKMDNKDDNFMKHSVGLVISFGGKKDKDNDGVLDKYDLCPNTPLGVKVDAKGCPIDSDGDGVADYLDKCPNTPAGVKVDANGCPLDSDGDGVPDYLDKCPNTPAGVQVDANGCPIDSDGDGVADYLDKCPNTPAGVQVDANGCPLDRDGDGVPDYLDKCPDVKGTIENKGCPEIKQETKEVFKRALQGIQFATGKDVILPKSFPILDNVVSIMKENPAYQLDINGHTDNVGKPEANQILSEKRAAAVKAYLVQKGISADRLMSAGFGDKQPVADNKTAAGRQQNRRVEFKVNF, encoded by the coding sequence ATGAAGAAGATTAGCATTTTATTACTGGGTGTATTTTGCTCGATAGCCATTTATGCCCAAAACGCAGACAAAAAGTGGGCCATCGAAGCTCTGTTCGGGAAAAACGAGTACAATGGCGACATTGCCAATGACTACTTCAAATGGAACAAAACCTTCTACGGAATGGGAGGATTGGGGCTAAACTTCTATCTGGATAAAAATTTCGATGGAGGTTTTCAGGCTACTTATGGAAAATATGGTTCCTGGGTTAACTCAACAAGTAATTTTCTGGGAAAGAAGTTTGACCTTTCCGGATTATTGAGATATAAACTCAATAATGGCTATATCCTGCCGGAGAATAGCTTCTTTGCCCCGTACCTGACTGCTGGGTTTGGTTATGTGAATTACTCTGGTGGCCCCAAGATTTACGAAAGCAACACTGCGATCATTCCATTGGGAGTAGGATTAAAATTCAATTTCTCAAAGACCGTGGCATTACAGTACCAATGGCTCTTCAACTTTAATGCGAGCGACCGTCAGGATTTCAAAATGGATAACAAAGACGATAACTTCATGAAACACTCCGTGGGACTCGTAATCAGCTTTGGAGGCAAAAAAGACAAAGACAACGACGGTGTACTTGACAAATATGATCTTTGTCCGAACACTCCGCTGGGCGTAAAAGTGGATGCCAAAGGTTGTCCGATTGACAGTGACGGCGATGGTGTAGCTGATTATCTGGATAAATGTCCAAACACTCCGGCTGGTGTTAAAGTGGATGCGAATGGTTGTCCGCTAGACAGTGACGGTGACGGTGTACCTGACTATCTGGATAAATGCCCGAATACCCCTGCCGGTGTACAGGTGGATGCAAATGGGTGCCCGATTGATTCTGACGGAGACGGCGTGGCTGATTATCTGGATAAATGTCCTAATACTCCTGCCGGTGTTCAGGTTGATGCTAACGGTTGCCCGCTGGACCGTGACGGTGACGGTGTGCCTGATTATCTGGATAAATGCCCGGATGTGAAAGGTACAATTGAAAATAAAGGATGTCCGGAAATAAAACAAGAGACCAAAGAGGTATTCAAAAGAGCACTACAGGGTATACAGTTTGCCACCGGTAAAGATGTGATCCTGCCGAAATCATTCCCGATTCTGGATAATGTCGTTTCCATTATGAAAGAAAATCCGGCTTATCAGCTCGACATTAACGGACACACCGACAATGTTGGTAAACCTGAAGCCAACCAGATTCTTTCGGAAAAACGTGCAGCAGCAGTGAAGGCTTACCTGGTACAAAAAGGCATCAGTGCTGATCGTTTGATGTCAGCCGGATTCGGGGATAAACAACCGGTTGCTGACAACAAAACGGCTGCGGGAAGACAACAAAACAGACGGGTAGAGTTTAAAGTAAACTTCTAA